GTGACCTCCTGAACTGTTATAATGAGACCCAATGCAACAGCATTTCATCTTGGTTTGGGGCATGTTGCATCCTTCTGGACTCAATATTGACTTTACAATGTCAAGTAACTTGACTTCTCTGACTAGATCATTCATCCACCTGTGATTTTGGCTCAGCCTATTGGTTTGTTTCTTTTCTTTAGGAAGGGAGCCCAGATCCTTAGGGTGAGCATAGGAGTTTGCATGAGGCTATTACACCACTAACAATAcatgttcaaatcctgtgctgtctgtaaggagcttgtacattctccaagtgtctgggtgggtttcgtcccaccctccaaaattgttgtaggttatttgggtgaaatttgggcagcacggttttCAAAGGCTGGGACTGACCTCTACTAtgttataaataaaaaataattaaaatttaaatacaatttaagtCAAGCTACGCCTACCACAGATCTTCCTGCTCTGCATTTTGTATCTCCCATGCTCTTTCGTCTAGGTTAGAGGcggccaaccttttcatttttaatttagacctacagcacagttacaggccatttcagcccacaagtaccTACcaagtgtgtaggttaattgggcggcacagactcattggccgaaatggcctgttaccgtgctctaggtccaaattaaaaatggaaaggttggccaccccttgtTTGGTTATGTTTACACCCTCACATCATTGCTGCAGCATTTCTTTATTATAACTAGCTTGATGATAAGTTAATTTAGTAACATTAGGAACAAAATCCTCAAATATTGAGGCTCTGCTCTTAACCCTGATGATGTTTCTATCTGAAACATCTGgaaggagaaatttaaaaaaaaaatgtttggaaccAAACATAGATTGTAAATGCTGGTAAAAGTGGTTGAATCTGTTGGATATAGTTCGGTACATATAAGTGTCTCTACATTCCAGGGATTTGCAGTGTGAGCCATCTTGGAGTCATAAAGTCACAGAGTTGTGCAAGCACAGACACGCGGTCTTCAGTTCATTATGTCCATGAcaacccctttattcccacctgCACATCCCATTTGCCCTCTTTAGGATGTACCTTGCTTATTCTAGTGCCTGTCTAAATATCTCTTAAATATAATGATTGTACTTGATTCCGCCATCTTCTTTGGGTGTGAGTTCCAGACATCAACCACTTTCTATGTAAAAATAAACATTTCCCTTTAAGTCCCCTTTAAAAATGCATGGTTGTTCTATAGTTTAACCACTTTCTTATTCTGAGGTCTTATGGCTTGTAGATGACAAATGGGAAAAGTTCCTTAATAAATGATGAAAGTACTTTAACACTTGTGCAATATAGTGTTTAAAGTTTGTCAGAATTACACATCCTTGTTGCTTTTGTAAGAACGGTTTATCTGAGAGATTTCTGTGTCCTGAGGAACATTCAAATTGTCTGGAAACATGATGGCCTTTGTTGCGCAGAATTGACAGCAGGTTGGCATCCAGTGACATGAGATATGTCCGAATATTTTCAAGCTCGAATTGAAgctttgaagaagggttcaagtTCTTCTGCTGAATAATTGTATTATTCAAGTGCCACGTGAACTGTTGCACACCAATAAATATTTTCTTAAGCATTTCATTTTCCTCCATCTTGTTCAGATGCCTCTTGGGAAGACAGCTCACATTTCTGTGGCATACATGATTTTTTATCAGAGCATTATTAAATGGCGGTCCTTGGACAGAAAGCTGAAAGAAAAAGACAACTGTATTAATAAAACTGAATAACAACTTACAATGATGTAACACCTTTTATGTTGATAAACATTACAAGCATTTTACAGAGACTTCAAATGAGAAAAACAGAGAGAAGAGTGATCGAAATCTGCAACATAAAAGTAGGCTTTAAGGATCCAAATACGAATGCAATCCCAGATCAAAATTATGAGACTGAAAGTCACAGCAAAAACAATTGAGATGTTACTTAGTAAGTTCTGTTTTATTTGAAGGAACATGCTAAAGAAGTTTAAATCTTGCTTTATTAAACAGGAAATGTTTTGTTGGTAAAACAACCACCTCTAGTTTATTGGAAATTTTAATGTATTTCTACATTACTTTTTCAAACCATATGTGAATGGATTTTCACTTTAGACTCCTTTTATGACTTGTATCATTTCCTGTTTTTCATTCATCCTCACCACCTTAACTCTAGCCCATGTCGTAACACTCTCAGCATTATTGCAGAGATAACAGAGGCCAACTCTAGGTGGGGTGAGATGTTACCCTCTCTCAACCGGTCTATCATGAAGCGGGAAGATGGAAgatcatcctgacatcctgctacAATTAATACTCCTTATATTATATTGAAGCAGCTGTGACACACATACCACGCTAACCATCTTATTTTGAAAGATTTGCATGAGGTACAGCTAATGTTAAGACAAACAAGAATTTTTAAGTTCATTCCAGCATATTTTGCTTCATGAAGGGGCcaatataaattgaattaaatttttcTTCCCTTCTGAAttatggaatcatacagcacagaaacttcaTCCATATTGACCATGTTACCTCTTTGTGCTAAACCTATTTGCCTGCTTTAGCTCATATCCCTCCACTCCTTTTCTATCCAAGTACCTgtcgaatttttttttaaatgcaacaaTTGTGCCGACCTCTACCCAACTCATCTGGCAGGTTGTTCCATAATAACTACTGCCCTCAGTGTGAAAATACTTGCCCATCAGATTTCTcccttctcactttaaacctatgttcCCTGGCTCTAACCTACCCTGGCCTGGGAAAATTGCCTGATCATCTATCCTTTCAATGccccatataatttaaaaaacatcTACAAGATCACCCCTTGGTCTCCTATATTCCAGTGAGAATACATCtaccctatccaatctctccttttaaCTACATTCTTCCACTCTCAGTATCAAACTGGGGaaactgtttttcactctttttatTGCTACCACATCCTTCAAGTTGTTCGACAACCCGAACTGTGCACAATAATCCAAATGTGATCTAACCAAAGTTTTGTCTAGCTGCAACATGGCATGACAACTCTCATACTCATTGCCTTGGGCCATGAAAACAAGCATCCCAAATTCTTCTGCACTATACTGATTATCTGCATCAACACGTTCAGCAAGCTATGGACTTGCACTTCTAAAGTCAATCTGTATACCAATGCTCCTCAGATCCCTGCCATTTTACTTAATGAGTCCTATAGACTTCCCAAAGTACATTAAATCAATTAAGTTGCACCTCCGCTCAACTtttcagctgatctatgtcccacTGTATCTTTTTCGCCATCTACCATCCACCAATTATCATGTGGTCTGTAATCTTACTAACTCTccacctacattctcatccaacTCATTTATATATATCTTACAAACAACAGGGGTCCCACCCCCAATCCCTGCCAAGTGCCATGTAGAACCCACCACTGTCTTCTGCCTCTATCACCAAGGAAATCTTGGATTAACATTGCATATTTTGGGTCCCTTGTGCCTTAACCTCTGGATTAACCAGAAAAAGTCTTACTTAAATCCATGTATATTTTCTCTATCTTGCTGCCTTCATTCATTTTGTTAGACACCTCCTTAAAAAAACCTCAttcagatttgtgagacatgatttgCTGCACAAAATCATTTTGGTCCTTCCCATTAATCCCAGCCATATAAATGTTGTCCTTCAGAATTTCCTCCAAAAGCTTCCCTATCTCTGAGTAAGGCTATTTCTAATGCTACACACAAGTTCTTGACTACAAAGGTAGACAACAACTTGGCACCAAAGGGTATTGAGTAGTTGCCCACATGCTGCTAATGGCAGGGGATGGGGTTTGCCCTCTGATCATTTCGCCATCCCTGTGTCATGGCAATTCACCTGGGGTTCATCAACTTCCACCAGTTTCAGCACCTCTATTGGCTGTTGTCATGTTTTTCACCTCAGTTTAGTTATTTAAGGTGAACCAGTCTGAACATCAACAGCTTTTCAGGAGATCCAAGGTCCAGTTTGATAGAGGAGTCTTTATCCATATTGACCCAATAATTGGCCTTCAACacaaagaaattatcagaagatctGATGCAAGGAATTACCGTGTCTCAGATCTGTCAACCAATTTATATAAAGGACCTTCAAACCGACATTTATTGCCTCTTCATGGTCATATTGCATCCCAATCAGTCCATCAAATCCTTCCACACCTATCACATTGCCTGCACTTGGTCCATAACACTCAATGTTCAAGTGATTTCTATTGGTCTTGAACTTAGTAACTGGTTACAATTTGAGATTTCTTAGAATGGTAAGTGTACATTGGTCAAACAGGATCACtggagataaaaaaaaaagcatgacaGATGGCAAAACTGCAAGCATTGAGGAGGTGAACAGGAAGATGCAAGGCTTACctgcatattttaaaatgaattccTAGGCGAAAAATTAACTATACTGGTGTCATCTGCAAGATAGTTTGGGTTCCTCCTTGAGTTTTTACAGCAAACTCTTAGTATTTCAATCACTAGTGCTTTATTTATAAGATTTATTATCTGATTATAGTCATATTGGGATGTGAACTGACACTTCACACATTTGGATCAATTGCCCAAAGGTCTTGACAACAAGTCCACTAACCATACCTTTCCAGCTAATGAAGCAGGTCTATCAATTCTATTTCACATAACCCAGCACACTTGATGAAACATGGATTCACAAGTTCCCATTAGGCCTCTTCCTGAGATCAATATCCAGAACAATGTTCTCTCCCTCCTGACCATGAGGATCTCCAGCCATCCCCATCTTCCATCAAGGTGACCACAAGAGGGAGAAGTGACCACAGTGTTCAGAGGTCATAACTAACATTCAGAGGTCATAACTAACATCATGATGGCATGGAACCATTATTTGATATTGACCCACTCCTATTGGCAGTTGCATTAAAGTTTCATCCTATCAAAGTAGCTAAATCCTGTGTCACAGCGGAGAAAACTGTAAGTAAATCCACTGCTCCATCACATCTCTAAACTGGAAATAAAAGCTAATGGGTCTGCAGAAAAGATTAGAAACTCAATCAATTACATATTAATAGTTCAAGAACTAAAACCAAATTGAAATATGGATTTTCAAATTAAATATGTAAAACTCACAATTATATCAAAAAGGTAAAAATGTCTTACGTATGACTGTAGTGCGACAGGAGCAGAGTGGTTTAGTTCAACTGCCAGTTGATAGCAgttttttatttttctgtttaaGTCAGGAGTTGCACTGGTGTTGAGACAAGATAAAGGGAACAGCAGAAGTACAAATCGGACCactgaaaagaaagtaaaaagtTTAAAACCAGTACAACAATTGATCTCTAAAGTGACATTGCTCTCTGCAATACACTGAAGAAACTTGCAATTACTTTAAATATTCTATCACAGCGAACCATCATTCCTAAAtgtcaaataaaaaaataaccaCATAAAACTTGTCGGAGACCAGCAGAATAGCTATGCAAGTGAGAATTACCTGCTCCAAGTTCCATTGTTTTGCAGTTCTGACACATGAACGTGGAAAGCAAGTGGCTGAGCTCTTTAAAGTGCATTCTGCTCTGACAAACTTTTCAGATTACGTTATATATACGGAAGTGAAACCACAAAACATTTTTACAGGCATCCAGCACATATCATTGATGAAATTGCTTTGTCACAGCTATGACATGATAGTCTGGTAGTTTTGGTACAGTTTGGTAGAGTTAATCCAGCAATCAGATTGGTGAAGTAAAGAGTATAGCCACGTCACAATGTATTACACTGCATCGACTTCACACAACACACAAAAGTGTATGGTATCCTACGACCTCATTTCTCAACATTTCAAAATATTATGTGAACATTGAATCCCCCTccagacatagaacattacagtacaggtccttcggaccacaatgttatgccaacctgtataaacctactcaacaatctaaacctttcctattgcACATCCATAACGctcaatttttcttgcatccatgtggctgtctgagagattttaaatgtccctattgtaccaaccaccaccaccacctttggcaatgcatttcaggcacccaccactctgtggttaaaaaaaaaattgccactgacatcactcctaaACTTTGCTCCCCTCACCTTATGCAGATGTGGATTGGCAATGTTATGCAGGAGCAAGCTGCAAGTTTCCCAACAGCACTACAAAAACTGGGTTGGAttagctttttttccccctcccataTGATGTCAAGCAGTTGTTCTAGGTCAGGCTATCAAGGGAAATCTCTGGACAATGCCACGAGAATTTCTTTTTAGCTTGATTGAAGACTTGGGAgtctgaaaattttttaaaaaaacagctcaCTGGGAAGCTGACAAGTGGGGCAGCAGAGACAGGAGAGGCTGTAGACTGGGGCATCACAGGATTTGGACTTATCGCAACTTTGATAGGGCCTTTATCATTGAGCCAGAAGGTCATGCATCATGCAGCACTGAAAAAGGAAAGGGGCCTTTTAAATGCACAAGCACAAACTATTCAGCCACCTCAGCATCTGTGCTTCTCTCAATGCTCCTTTCTCTGAGCTCCTTTCCATGGTCCCCTGCCTCACTCTATCAGCATTAATCTCTGTTCCTTTATTCTTCAGATCCTTCTCCAATTTCCCTTATATGCATCAATGGTATTTATCTTATTCTCTCATTCTCGTTTGTTCTGAAAACTCTTATGTGTTTTCTCGGT
This portion of the Narcine bancroftii isolate sNarBan1 unplaced genomic scaffold, sNarBan1.hap1 Scaffold_151, whole genome shotgun sequence genome encodes:
- the LOC138750456 gene encoding uncharacterized protein, producing MHFKELSHLLSTFMCQNCKTMELGAVVRFVLLLFPLSCLNTSATPDLNRKIKNCYQLAVELNHSAPVALQSYLSVQGPPFNNALIKNHVCHRNVSCLPKRHLNKMEENEMLKKIFIGVQQFTWHLNNTIIQQKNLNPSSKLQFELENIRTYLMSLDANLLSILRNKGHHVSRQFECSSGHRNLSDKPFLQKQQGCVILTNFKHYIAQVLKYFHHLLRNFSHLSSTSHKTSE